In Chromobacterium rhizoryzae, one genomic interval encodes:
- a CDS encoding putative quinol monooxygenase, whose amino-acid sequence MTTLPLTSIAVLKAKPGQRDALREALTALVEPTRREAGNLDYTLFELTDEPGSFYMREAFVSRAALDEHLAAPYFRAFEKRFDELLAEPIKLIFLDKVA is encoded by the coding sequence ATGACGACATTACCCCTGACCAGCATCGCCGTGCTCAAGGCCAAGCCCGGCCAGCGCGACGCCTTGCGCGAGGCCTTGACCGCCTTGGTCGAGCCCACTCGCCGCGAGGCGGGCAACCTCGATTACACCTTGTTCGAACTCACGGACGAGCCGGGCAGCTTTTACATGCGGGAAGCCTTCGTCAGCCGCGCCGCGCTGGACGAGCATTTGGCCGCGCCTTACTTCCGGGCCTTCGAAAAGCGCTTCGATGAATTGCTGGCTGAGCCGATCAAGCTGATTTTCCTCGACAAGGTGGCTTGA
- a CDS encoding 6-phosphofructokinase yields the protein MSKPRAVYLQSGGPTAVLNASAQGAIETARQRGLSMYGAFDGLAGLLEDRLCNTDAVSDEAIAQLAFMPGGSFGVSRRMIGSFAEAGDDWRRLREVLARHDIHYLLVNGGNGSLGCAERLAEFERHMGYPLKVVGVPKTIDNDLVGTDNSPGYGSSAKFLASAMREVGLDMTSMGWGRVFIMETMGRHTGWLAAACAAAARNEREAPHLLLLPEVAFDAERFLAAVDDRLARFGQCAIAVAEGITDADGRFVAEAKKSEVYGHEQLGGAGHWIAQLLLRERGISAHVAQVDYLQRAGGHLGSSMDVRQAYIMGERAVEWLLAGKSGVMAGIKRIQNHPYCWDVVEVPLAVVGDQEKRLPPEFIGADGFSVTPAFLDYVRPLMEGERIPPFKDGLPDYRPIAWPKV from the coding sequence ATGTCCAAACCCCGTGCCGTATATTTGCAGTCGGGCGGTCCGACTGCGGTGTTGAACGCTTCCGCGCAGGGCGCGATAGAAACCGCGCGCCAGCGCGGCCTGTCGATGTACGGCGCTTTCGACGGTCTGGCCGGCCTGCTGGAGGACCGCTTGTGCAATACCGACGCGGTATCGGACGAGGCCATCGCCCAACTGGCCTTCATGCCCGGCGGCAGCTTCGGCGTCAGCCGGCGCATGATAGGGAGCTTCGCCGAGGCCGGCGACGACTGGCGGCGGCTGCGCGAAGTGTTGGCCCGGCACGACATCCATTATCTGCTGGTCAACGGCGGCAACGGTTCGCTGGGCTGCGCCGAGCGTCTGGCGGAGTTCGAGCGCCACATGGGCTATCCGCTCAAGGTGGTGGGCGTTCCCAAGACCATAGACAACGATCTGGTGGGCACCGACAACAGCCCCGGCTACGGCTCCTCCGCCAAATTCCTGGCCAGCGCGATGCGCGAGGTGGGCCTGGACATGACCAGCATGGGCTGGGGCCGGGTCTTCATCATGGAAACCATGGGCCGCCATACCGGCTGGCTGGCGGCGGCCTGCGCCGCGGCGGCGCGCAATGAGCGCGAAGCGCCGCATTTGCTGCTGCTGCCGGAAGTGGCTTTCGACGCCGAGCGTTTCCTCGCCGCGGTGGACGACAGGCTGGCGCGCTTCGGCCAGTGCGCGATCGCGGTGGCGGAGGGCATTACCGACGCCGACGGCCGCTTCGTCGCCGAGGCCAAGAAATCCGAAGTCTACGGCCATGAGCAACTGGGCGGCGCCGGCCACTGGATCGCCCAGCTGCTGCTGCGCGAGCGCGGCATTTCCGCGCACGTGGCGCAGGTGGATTATCTGCAACGCGCCGGCGGTCATCTGGGTTCCAGCATGGATGTGCGTCAGGCCTACATCATGGGCGAGCGGGCGGTGGAGTGGCTGTTGGCCGGCAAGAGCGGCGTGATGGCCGGCATCAAGCGCATCCAGAACCATCCCTATTGCTGGGACGTGGTGGAGGTGCCGTTGGCGGTGGTGGGCGATCAGGAGAAGCGGCTGCCGCCGGAGTTCATCGGCGCCGACGGCTTCAGCGTCACGCCGGCCTTCCTCGATTATGTGCGGCCCTTGATGGAGGGCGAGCGGATTCCGCCGTTCAAGGATGGATTGCCGGATTATCGGCCCATCGCCTGGCCCAAGGTGTGA
- the dkgB gene encoding 2,5-didehydrogluconate reductase DkgB, whose protein sequence is MDMPKIGLGTFRLEGQQVVDSVLTGLELGYRHIDTAQIYGNEAEVGQALRQSGLPREQVFLTTKIWTENLGRERLADSLRRSLDLLGVEQVDMTLIHWPSPGDALPVAEYMEALALAKQQGLTRRIGVSNFTIAHLRRALAAVGPGEIASQQVEVHPFLQNRKLLDFCREQGVPVTAYMPLAYGKVMDEPLLREIAARHRASPAQLALAWLLRQGLAVIPSSTRRANLAANLQAETLSLSKADMDAIAGLERGERLADPEFSPRWD, encoded by the coding sequence ATGGATATGCCAAAAATAGGTTTGGGCACCTTCCGCCTGGAAGGGCAACAAGTGGTGGATTCGGTATTGACCGGGCTGGAGCTGGGCTACCGCCACATCGACACTGCGCAGATCTACGGCAACGAGGCCGAGGTGGGGCAGGCGCTGCGCCAGAGCGGCTTGCCGCGCGAGCAAGTGTTTCTGACCACCAAGATCTGGACCGAGAACCTGGGGCGCGAGCGGCTGGCGGACAGCCTGCGCCGCAGCCTGGACTTGCTGGGCGTGGAGCAGGTGGACATGACTCTGATCCACTGGCCGTCGCCCGGCGACGCGCTGCCGGTGGCGGAATATATGGAAGCGCTGGCCCTGGCCAAGCAGCAAGGGCTGACGCGGCGGATAGGCGTGTCCAATTTCACCATCGCCCATCTGCGCCGGGCGCTGGCCGCGGTGGGGCCGGGGGAGATCGCCAGCCAGCAGGTGGAAGTGCATCCTTTCCTGCAAAACCGCAAGCTGCTGGATTTTTGCCGAGAGCAGGGGGTGCCGGTCACCGCCTATATGCCGCTGGCTTACGGCAAGGTGATGGACGAGCCGCTATTGCGCGAAATCGCCGCGCGGCATCGGGCCAGCCCGGCGCAGCTGGCCTTGGCCTGGTTGTTGCGCCAGGGGCTGGCCGTGATTCCATCGTCCACCCGGCGCGCCAATCTGGCCGCCAATCTGCAGGCGGAGACGCTGAGTTTGAGCAAGGCCGATATGGACGCCATCGCCGGCCTGGAGCGCGGCGAGCGGCTGGCAGATCCGGAGTTCAGCCCGCGCTGGGATTAG
- a CDS encoding MFS transporter, giving the protein MPLALWALTLSAFAIGTTEFVIVGLIPTIASSLGVSLPSAGLLVSLYALGVAVGAPLLTALTGRVPRKPLLLGLMALFTLGNLVAWQAPGYQALMAARVLTGLAHGVFFSIGSTIATGLVSKDKAASAIALMFSGLTVALVSGVPLGTFIGQTLGWQATFLAVSMLGVLAFIGSLLLVPKDIPQPPPASLAAQLAVLKRPRLLLVYAMTALGYGGSFIAFTYLAPILEQVSGFAPSRVGLVMLVYGVSVAAGNIWGGRLADRKGPVRALQIIFALLALVLLALSFTAPSPAWVLVTVLAWGAVAFGNVAGLQLYVVRQAERDAPQAVNVASGLNIAAFNVGIAGGAWAGGWVVAELGLLATPWIGALVVLAALALTTWSGALDRRAARTPAMCSQAA; this is encoded by the coding sequence ATGCCGCTTGCCTTATGGGCGCTGACCTTGAGCGCCTTCGCCATTGGCACCACCGAATTCGTCATCGTGGGCCTGATTCCCACCATCGCTTCCAGCCTGGGAGTGTCGCTGCCGTCCGCCGGCCTATTGGTCAGTCTTTACGCCTTGGGCGTGGCGGTGGGCGCGCCGCTGTTGACCGCGCTGACCGGCCGCGTGCCGCGCAAGCCCTTGCTGCTGGGGCTGATGGCTTTGTTCACCCTGGGGAATCTGGTGGCCTGGCAGGCGCCGGGCTACCAGGCGCTGATGGCGGCGCGGGTGCTGACCGGCCTGGCGCACGGGGTGTTCTTTTCCATCGGCTCCACCATCGCCACCGGCCTGGTGAGCAAGGACAAGGCGGCCAGCGCCATCGCGCTGATGTTCAGCGGCCTGACGGTGGCGCTGGTGAGCGGGGTGCCGCTGGGCACCTTCATCGGCCAGACCCTGGGTTGGCAAGCCACTTTTCTGGCGGTGTCCATGCTGGGGGTGCTGGCCTTCATCGGCAGCCTGCTGCTGGTGCCCAAGGACATTCCCCAACCGCCGCCGGCCTCGCTGGCCGCGCAGCTGGCGGTGCTGAAACGGCCGCGGCTGTTGCTGGTGTACGCGATGACGGCCTTGGGCTACGGCGGTTCTTTCATCGCCTTCACCTATCTGGCGCCCATTCTGGAGCAGGTCAGCGGTTTCGCGCCGTCGCGGGTGGGGCTGGTGATGCTGGTGTACGGCGTGTCGGTGGCGGCGGGCAATATCTGGGGCGGCCGGCTGGCGGACCGCAAGGGGCCGGTGCGCGCCTTGCAGATCATCTTCGCCTTGCTGGCGCTGGTGCTGCTGGCGCTGAGCTTCACCGCGCCGTCGCCGGCGTGGGTGCTGGTCACGGTGCTGGCCTGGGGCGCGGTGGCTTTCGGCAATGTGGCCGGCCTGCAGCTCTATGTGGTGCGGCAGGCGGAACGCGACGCGCCGCAGGCGGTGAACGTGGCTTCCGGCCTGAACATCGCCGCCTTCAATGTGGGCATCGCCGGCGGCGCCTGGGCCGGCGGCTGGGTGGTGGCGGAGCTGGGCCTGCTGGCCACGCCGTGGATAGGCGCGCTGGTGGTGTTGGCCGCCTTGGCCCTGACCACTTGGTCCGGCGCGCTGGACCGCCGCGCGGCGCGGACGCCGGCAATGTGTTCGCAGGCGGCTTGA
- a CDS encoding LysR family transcriptional regulator: MLPMEALIAFVSVIDAGSFSAAAERLGQTPSGISRSVSRLEKQLGVALITRTTRRLDLTAEGRWLLERARRILAELHDTEAQLAASLAQPSGLLRVNAATPILTRLIAPLAAGFLERYPQVRLELTGAEGIVDLIEERADVAIRVGMGALADSSLSARRLGDSRIRLVASPDYLSRRGAPDSADALARHRLLGFTAPDTLNQWPLRHRGGNGLAIQPALTASSGETLLHLALHGAGIACLNDLLTAEDLQSGRLLPVLDAVSLPWSQTIWAVFYKQGALAPRVGAWVDYLAAELGQRLGQPTTMEKNPRPS; encoded by the coding sequence ATGCTACCCATGGAAGCGCTGATTGCATTTGTCTCAGTCATAGACGCCGGCTCCTTCTCCGCCGCCGCGGAGCGTCTGGGCCAGACCCCGTCCGGCATCAGCCGCAGCGTCAGCCGGCTGGAAAAACAGTTGGGCGTGGCGCTGATCACCCGCACCACCCGCCGGCTGGACCTGACCGCGGAAGGCCGCTGGCTGCTGGAACGCGCGCGCCGCATTCTGGCCGAGCTGCATGACACCGAGGCTCAGTTGGCCGCCAGCCTGGCCCAGCCCAGCGGCCTGCTGCGCGTCAACGCCGCCACCCCCATCCTCACCCGGCTGATCGCGCCGCTGGCCGCCGGCTTTCTGGAACGCTACCCGCAGGTGCGCCTGGAGTTGACGGGCGCGGAAGGCATCGTCGATCTGATAGAAGAGCGGGCCGACGTCGCCATTCGCGTCGGCATGGGCGCGCTGGCGGACTCCAGCCTCAGCGCCCGCCGCCTGGGCGACAGCCGCATCCGCCTGGTGGCCTCGCCGGACTATCTGAGCCGCCGCGGCGCGCCGGACAGCGCCGATGCGCTGGCGCGGCACCGGCTGTTGGGCTTCACCGCGCCGGACACCCTCAATCAATGGCCGCTGCGCCACCGCGGCGGCAACGGGCTGGCCATTCAGCCCGCGCTGACCGCCTCCAGCGGCGAAACCCTGTTGCACCTGGCCTTGCACGGCGCCGGCATCGCCTGCCTCAACGACCTGCTCACCGCCGAAGATCTGCAAAGCGGCCGCTTGTTGCCGGTGCTGGACGCCGTCAGCCTGCCGTGGAGCCAGACTATCTGGGCGGTGTTCTACAAACAGGGCGCGCTGGCGCCGCGCGTCGGCGCCTGGGTGGATTATCTGGCCGCGGAGCTGGGCCAGAGGCTGGGACAGCCGACGACGATGGAAAAAAATCCGCGTCCTTCATGA
- a CDS encoding alpha/beta fold hydrolase, producing the protein MTTLPPKLIVAIDGVAMEYIAVGAAAPPIVLINDAGTPMEGWYKVLPALETLSGVFAYNRCGIGNSGNAREAQTGAAMMETLRALLFKADLAPPYVLVAHALGGLIANLFARSYAGEVAAVVLLDAAVPEDISALDARQGRLGQLLRRALDLAQDRDTLNETGHLRRSAEQIAEAPPFPDIPLFVISGGAPGLSWLTSKAVLDARAEGQRRLAALSPRGRHVIAARSGHFPQFSEPERVVSAVRDALTAIASS; encoded by the coding sequence ATGACCACCCTGCCCCCCAAACTCATCGTCGCCATCGACGGCGTCGCCATGGAGTACATCGCCGTCGGCGCCGCCGCGCCGCCCATCGTGCTGATCAACGACGCTGGCACGCCGATGGAGGGCTGGTACAAAGTGCTGCCGGCGCTGGAAACGCTCAGCGGCGTGTTCGCCTACAACCGCTGCGGCATAGGCAACAGCGGCAACGCCCGCGAGGCGCAGACCGGCGCCGCGATGATGGAAACCCTGCGCGCGCTGTTGTTCAAGGCGGACCTAGCCCCGCCCTATGTGCTGGTGGCCCACGCCTTGGGCGGCCTGATCGCCAATCTGTTCGCCCGCAGCTACGCCGGCGAAGTGGCCGCCGTGGTGCTGCTGGACGCCGCCGTGCCGGAGGACATCAGCGCGCTGGATGCGCGGCAAGGCCGGCTGGGCCAGTTGCTGCGCCGGGCGCTGGACCTGGCTCAGGATCGGGACACCCTGAACGAGACCGGCCACCTGCGCCGTAGCGCGGAACAGATCGCTGAAGCGCCGCCCTTCCCCGACATCCCTCTGTTTGTGATCAGCGGCGGCGCGCCGGGCTTGTCCTGGCTCACCTCCAAGGCGGTGCTGGACGCGCGCGCCGAGGGCCAGCGCCGGTTGGCGGCGCTGTCGCCGCGAGGCCGCCACGTCATCGCCGCCCGCAGCGGCCATTTTCCGCAATTCTCGGAACCGGAACGGGTCGTCTCCGCGGTGCGCGACGCGCTGACGGCTATCGCCTCTAGCTAA
- a CDS encoding GNAT family N-acetyltransferase, which produces MSTIRMTPALAARDYSRLSALLADCVTGGASVGFLAPLPEAEAAAYWAQVDALLGAGLQLWLAEEGEELLGCVQLAPCQRGNGRHRAEVQKLLVHSARRGRGVARQLMATLEDHAHKQGIRLLVLDTEAGSGAEDVYRKLGWSKSGEIPDYAARPDGRLHPTAYYFKRL; this is translated from the coding sequence ATGAGCACGATCAGAATGACGCCGGCGCTGGCGGCCCGGGATTACTCGCGCCTGAGCGCCTTATTGGCCGACTGCGTGACCGGCGGCGCGTCGGTGGGCTTCCTCGCGCCCTTGCCTGAGGCCGAGGCCGCCGCTTACTGGGCGCAGGTGGACGCGCTGCTGGGCGCCGGCCTGCAATTATGGCTGGCGGAAGAGGGCGAGGAACTGCTGGGCTGCGTGCAACTGGCGCCTTGCCAGCGCGGCAACGGCCGCCACCGCGCCGAGGTGCAGAAGCTCTTGGTGCATTCCGCCCGCCGCGGCCGCGGCGTGGCGCGCCAATTGATGGCGACGCTGGAGGATCATGCACACAAACAGGGCATTCGCCTGCTGGTGCTGGACACCGAGGCCGGTTCCGGCGCGGAGGACGTCTACCGCAAACTGGGCTGGAGCAAGAGCGGGGAGATCCCGGATTACGCCGCCCGTCCGGACGGACGCCTGCACCCCACCGCCTATTACTTCAAGCGCTTGTGA
- a CDS encoding substrate-binding periplasmic protein, translating to MVWSPMRLALICCAVLAPPCLAAAPPPAREVVLASGEWPPYLSAKLPQQGYASHIVSEAFRLAGITVRYRHFPWARAEAMVRGGEIAGSVVWSITPERERFALFSLPVVVDEEVAFHLAKRPLSPTEMPELYGLRMATPNGSKLGVWGEAVRAGHIRNDSTQDIESGMRQLLAERIDFFPLVKSVGQSLLRRRFTPEQRAAIVYAPKVWERNEYRLMLSRAQPQSQWLLDRFNEGLVRLKNSAQYRRMERDFEDGAYDQPVSTAKP from the coding sequence ATGGTTTGGTCCCCGATGCGCCTGGCGCTGATCTGCTGCGCCGTTCTCGCCCCGCCCTGCCTCGCCGCCGCGCCGCCGCCGGCGCGGGAGGTGGTGCTGGCCAGCGGGGAGTGGCCGCCCTATCTATCCGCCAAGCTGCCGCAGCAGGGCTATGCCTCCCACATTGTCAGCGAAGCCTTCCGCCTGGCCGGGATCACCGTGCGCTACCGGCATTTCCCCTGGGCCCGGGCCGAGGCCATGGTGCGCGGCGGCGAAATCGCGGGATCGGTGGTGTGGTCGATCACGCCGGAGCGCGAGCGATTCGCGCTGTTCAGCCTGCCGGTGGTGGTGGATGAGGAGGTGGCGTTTCACTTGGCCAAACGCCCGCTTTCTCCGACGGAGATGCCGGAGTTGTACGGCTTGCGCATGGCCACGCCCAACGGTTCCAAACTGGGGGTATGGGGCGAGGCGGTGCGCGCCGGCCATATTCGCAACGACAGCACTCAGGACATAGAAAGCGGCATGCGGCAGTTGCTGGCGGAGCGCATCGATTTTTTCCCCCTGGTCAAATCGGTGGGGCAATCCTTGCTGCGCCGGCGCTTCACGCCGGAGCAGCGCGCCGCCATCGTCTACGCGCCCAAGGTGTGGGAACGCAACGAGTACCGCCTGATGCTGAGCCGGGCGCAGCCGCAAAGCCAGTGGCTGCTGGACCGCTTCAACGAAGGCCTGGTCCGGCTTAAAAACAGCGCCCAATACCGGCGGATGGAGCGGGATTTCGAGGATGGGGCTTACGATCAGCCGGTCTCTACGGCAAAACCTTGA